One stretch of Segatella copri DNA includes these proteins:
- a CDS encoding glycoside hydrolase family 28 protein has translation MKKIFSMVCACLLALSAQATDIKKYDALYENLPFQMEKVTRPQFPANEVNLKDFGAIGDGSSLCTTAFAKAIDTLTQKGGGKLIVPQGVWFTGPIVLKSNINLHLEKGAVILFSPDDALYPFIETSFEGLDTRRCQSPISGHHLTNVAITGQGCIDGNGEYWRPLKKQKVTAAQWKQITSRGGAFKRADYWFPSEGALKADNSANMNVPKTPASEEEWNEIKRFLRPVMISLVSCKNVWLNGVIFQNSPAWNIHPLMCENVLIEDVLVRNPSYAQNGDGLDLESCKNALIVNSTFDVGDDGICIKSGKDADGRKRGIPCENVIVNGCTVFKGHGGFVVGSEMSGGVKNIKVSDCQFLGTDVGLRFKSTRGRGGVVENIYIDNMSMFDIQTDVITFDLYYGGKSAVEVLNDGDEAKSQKVQKFKVDETTPCFRNIDINHVICRTARRAAYFNGLPEMPVSNIHIKDMEVNNAEHGIVINRTDGVKLENIKVSAKTHTFDAKNSKNVTVNDKTYKKIDEKGITLDF, from the coding sequence ATGAAGAAAATTTTTAGCATGGTATGTGCTTGCTTGTTGGCGCTAAGTGCCCAGGCAACCGACATCAAGAAGTATGATGCTCTATATGAGAATCTGCCATTCCAGATGGAAAAGGTAACCCGTCCACAGTTCCCAGCCAATGAGGTAAACCTCAAGGACTTTGGTGCCATTGGCGACGGCTCTTCTCTCTGTACCACAGCCTTTGCCAAGGCTATCGATACACTGACTCAGAAAGGCGGCGGCAAACTCATCGTTCCACAGGGCGTATGGTTCACAGGTCCTATCGTATTGAAGAGCAATATCAACCTGCATCTCGAAAAAGGTGCAGTCATCCTTTTCTCACCAGATGATGCCCTCTACCCTTTTATAGAAACATCGTTTGAGGGTTTGGATACACGCCGCTGCCAGTCGCCTATCTCTGGTCATCATCTTACCAACGTGGCAATTACCGGTCAGGGCTGCATTGACGGAAACGGAGAATACTGGCGCCCATTGAAGAAGCAGAAGGTTACCGCTGCACAGTGGAAGCAGATTACTTCACGTGGCGGTGCGTTCAAGAGAGCCGACTACTGGTTCCCATCAGAAGGTGCATTGAAGGCAGACAACAGTGCCAACATGAATGTGCCTAAAACTCCAGCTTCAGAAGAAGAATGGAACGAGATCAAGCGTTTCCTCCGCCCTGTAATGATCAGTCTCGTAAGCTGCAAGAACGTTTGGCTCAATGGTGTTATCTTCCAGAATTCACCTGCATGGAACATCCATCCGCTGATGTGCGAGAACGTTCTTATAGAAGATGTATTGGTCCGCAACCCTTCTTACGCTCAGAATGGTGATGGTCTTGACCTGGAGAGCTGCAAGAATGCACTCATCGTCAACTCTACTTTCGATGTAGGGGATGATGGTATCTGCATCAAGAGCGGTAAGGATGCTGACGGAAGAAAGCGCGGCATTCCTTGCGAGAATGTCATCGTAAACGGCTGTACCGTATTCAAGGGGCACGGCGGTTTCGTTGTTGGCAGCGAGATGAGCGGTGGCGTAAAGAATATCAAGGTGAGCGACTGCCAGTTCCTCGGCACCGATGTAGGTCTCCGTTTCAAGAGTACCCGCGGTCGTGGTGGCGTAGTAGAGAATATCTACATCGACAACATGTCAATGTTTGATATTCAGACAGATGTCATCACCTTCGACCTTTACTACGGTGGCAAGTCTGCCGTTGAGGTTCTCAACGATGGCGATGAGGCTAAGAGCCAGAAGGTACAGAAGTTCAAGGTAGACGAGACAACACCTTGCTTCCGCAATATCGACATCAACCATGTCATCTGCCGCACAGCCCGTCGTGCAGCTTACTTCAATGGTCTCCCAGAGATGCCGGTAAGCAATATCCACATCAAGGATATGGAGGTAAACAATGCAGAGCATGGTATCGTCATCAACCGTACCGATGGTGTGAAGCTTGAGAACATCAAGGTAAGTGCAAAGACCCACACCTTCGATGCCAAGAACTCAAAGAATGTAACTGTCAACGACAAGACATACAAGAAGATTGACGAGAAGGGTATTACCCTCGATTTCTAA